From the genome of Venturia canescens isolate UGA chromosome 11, ASM1945775v1, whole genome shotgun sequence:
CGATTCCTCGAGATCAGGATCTTCGTTTATGATCGAAATGTCGCGTATCGAGGGCCTCCTCGATCTCCAGCCTTCCTGAGGCTTGATCGGGGCGGTCGTTTTCGTCAAGAGCTTCGGCCCCGAGAGCGTTATGATGACTCCGCCAGCGGGGGCGGTCAACAGTATCGACAGGACGCAAAAGGTCAGGGCGGTCTCGGCGAAGCGAAGCTGATCGGTCTGCGCCGGGTCTATTTCGTCCAACGCCACCGGGCCCAGCGCCGCTTGGACCGTCGCTTTTGCCATGCACGCCAGGGCGATGAAGACTTTTTCTTTGAGGTTGAACTTGGAGCCGATCCCGACCAGGACCGTAACCAAAATTCGGACTATTATTCCCGCCATGAGGCAGCCGATTATCAGGTAGACCTGCGAACCCTCCAGCTCGCTGATCTTTATTTGGGCCCCCGTCAGCCCGAAGAGTATCGGCTCGAAAATCATCCAGAATATTTCGAAAGCGATCGCCACCGGGTTCTGTAAGCACGGgagaaaatactttttgtccTTAGTTTCTTTCTACtatgcgatttttttcaccagGTCGCTCCGACTCTCCCCGCGCGGCGAGCCTCGGTTCGCTTGTTTGCACGAATTCGAGCGAATCGAGGGATTTGGATTGGCGCGTACGTCCAGAACGATTCTCGGCAAAATAATTCGTACGTCCTTCGAAACGAGTATATAGACCGTACGTACGCGAAATCGACAACTTCCGGTGTGCACGGACAGACACACACGGACCGTGAGCGGAGTGAGATACGCGCGCGTACAAATCCAGAGTGCAAATTGTATGGGTCGGATAATCTCTCTCGCAATACCCAGCACTTTCGTATCGCGCGTTTCAGACTCTCGAATATAAATTCGTGTATTATCGCGAGAAAAGCCGTATTGCGTCGACGACGGAGAAAAAAGCTCGTTGAAACCTTCCCCGCCGGCTTTTCATTCGCGAGGTTTTTTCGACTTTCGCATCGATCCCTCCCGCGCCGTGTCCATTCGCACAGACGGATAATGATGAATTATTCACGCCCGCGGATTTCTCCCGGATACGCGCTCGCATATAAGAATTTGTGCTATTTTATATTGAGGAAAATGCGCGATGGAAATATTCCGAGGGGCTCGATGACTGGTCGTTCGACGACCACTTTTCCCTCTTTTACGAGGCGCCGCGGAGCGACTCTCGTCGAGCTTCGGACTCGCGGGGGCCGCGAATGGGCCGGCGGTGATAACAAAAGCGAGCTCAGAGGGCAGCGATCGAGAGCCTTCGAGGGTGCTGGGATGCGACGCGCGGTTGTCAAAAGCCCCGAAAATTATGCGTGAAATTTGTACACTTTCGATGCTCGCCCCGCCCCCGTTTTTTTCCCGGTTATtcgtaaatattttcaaaactccggCTATAAAGTTTAGTGTTCCGATCCGAGTTACCGCGAACGATCGGATAAAACGTCGCCGCAGAGGCTTCAACGGAAATGTATCTCGCGATGTAAAAAGCGCTCGCTCGGCTCGAAGGGGCTTGAATTTAAATTCGGTCGGGAAAGCTCCCGAATATTTAACGGGAAGCGTGCTGCGGGAGAATAGCCTGAGAATCTGCGATTTTCGTTCTGTCTCTGTGCTGCGCCGCGTAGTACGTGGCCGAGTGCGCGCTGGTTTGTGTGTCGACGCTCCTGCATTCGCGtgctcttctctctttctctatcgtTCCGCTGCGAGGCTCTTCCGGCCTTTGGAACAACCAGATACGGAGACTTCCGTCGTACACATTTTCCCACGGACGCATACACGCGGCCGCACCCAACACAATCCTTCGTACGTGAACTACATTCGGGAAAAGGTCTCTCTCGTCGCGTTTTGAATCTAATTCGTTCGCGGCCCAGCCGCGCTTCGCGAATCTCCcggttttacatttttatttttatttttattccccaTCCGGCCTCACCATATTTCGGTGTGTTTGGCTCGAGCGTCGATTCCAtttatttaacgaaataaagtgACGCCGAGAGTGCGAGCCGATTCGCGAGCGCGTATATTCGAATTTATCGgcaataatgaaataaaaatgacgtTGCTTTACTCACCTCATCGACCTCCCAGCCTTCCTCCTCCTGCCAGAAATAACAGCTGACAAAAGCGGCGGCAACGACCGCGAGAGGACCAGCTCCGCCGAGCTCGACCGCTTCGCTCCCGAAAACGGCCAATAAACCACCGCCCAGAAGCATGAGAACTCTCATCGGGATGACGAAAGGCTGCAACAACCGTTTGATTCGATCAAGCGCGCCGCTGCGGGACCGAGCAAAATGTTTCGGAGGAGGAGGCTCCGAAATAATTGGATAccgatcaattatttttttttccatacgcGCGCCGAAAAGAAGTTGCGACGATcgcaaaattcatttaattttccGTTCCATTCGATCGCtggcgaaaaaaaaggaaactgtCTCTTCGAATCATCgcggaaaatgaaataaaaatcaaactaaaagTCAAAGCgaaaaaatagggaaaaggaagcTGAGCGAGGGCGATAGCGAGATCGGGCCGATGCAGGTGCCGATGCGGCAAAAGCGCACTGTACTCGGCCAGTATTCGACCGCACCGTCCAAACTGTTCCACCGAATCTAGACTGCACACGAgctcgtgtatatatatatacacggaGATCGGACGCTCGTGAGCTTCCCAAACATTTGATTCAAGAAAATCGATAGCCCATGTGTGTTTCTCCGCTGAAAACACATAAACGCTGAAAACACAGCGTTTCCTAGAGAAGACCACTCGGCCCTAAGCGAGCTTAAGAATCATCGCTTTATTCGATTTACGGAGCGTAATAAAAAGCGCTTCGCTTCAAACTCGGTGACAGAAAAATCCACTTTTTTCGACCCTCTTCTAACCTACAAATGAACTTGAATGAAGCGACGAATATACGTGTggactcgattttattgcgGAGATTCTCGGGatatcgaaaaacaaaaaaaaaaaaacaatgttaaAAAGGCATCCGCGGAATGGGGGAAGGAGGGAAAGGAGAACGAAAATATACATTCCGGATGCACATTCGTCTCTTTTATCATTCGACCTCGCGGCGAAAAATACCTCCGCTTCgttattccttttttccttctgtTTTTTATAGCTCCTCTTTACATCGATCGTGACAGCTCATTACTCGAATGATGAAATATGCCCTGAGACCCGCGTCAAACCAGACCGGCGTGTTCCGCGTTACCAAGATTTTTGTTGCATACCGCGTAAACTAcgcgggtgaaaaaaaaatgggaattttcATTCTCCAATGGGGAGAATAGAAAAGTACGCTGCTGGCTACGAGAGACACACAGATCATGCAAATGTTCGCCGAGTCAATTGCGGAGAATTTTCAATGCAACGTGGAGGAAAACCCGGAGGAGGGGCAATACTCACGTCGCCTTTTTCTGGCACGTATTTTGCCAGACATCCCCAGAGGACGCCGAAACCGATCCCACCGATTATCGAGATCGGGCCCTGCAGGATTTGGTACCAAAGGGCGTCCTGGGAAAACATGACGCTCTTTACGATCCCGAATATCGCGACGGAGGCTGCATCGTCGATTCCGGCGATCGCGATTATGAGGGTCGGTATTCCCTggggggggggaaaaaaatccaaattttcttttaatttcagTTCGTACTCAATTTgaggatgaaatttttaaaaaattcacctTCGCCACGCCGTAACCTTTGCCCCGGAGCCTGAAGAGACAAGGCACAACGACGGCCGGCGAAACCGCGGCTATTACGCTGCCGATCAAAAAGCCCCAAATCCATGGTAAACCGATCAAATACACGGACGTAACACCGATCATCGCCGCCTCAACGAGCCACGGTATCAGACCCAGCTTCGGTACCGTGATCCGCTGCCTTTTGAGAGCATTCGGGTCGAGATCCAAACCCGCTCTCGTCAGGATTATCACGAGGGCGATTtttctgaaataaaaaaatttacggtataaaaataatcgataTTTGCTCTATGAAAAGCTGCGGCGTGATTTCGCattggaaaaagttgattttGGGAGCGAGAGTGATAAAATtgtgattcgaaggaaagcAAAACTTTCCTATTGTCGTCGAGAAGTTTTCGAGGACGCGCgttatttgtattttgatcggataatcgttcgaaaataagaaaaaaatatggtttATCTGTGGCGAAGAGCGATTACGAGCGCTTAGCGCCTGGAAGTCTCGATGTGTCACGAGTAGTCACGAGGTGATTTAATCGCGGGAGGAATGGAAAGAATGGCAAGGCGCGTATCTAGATATCGAAGGATTGATAGTGTGGAAAAAAGATGCTCCCCGCCGGGCGAACGGTAGTCGAGAGTCGAATCTTATCGGCTGCTGGGAATATCGCTCATATTTTCTACATCTCGTGATTATCCCGTCCTCGTGACGGATCaaggaacaattatttacaaaTCGATCGTGATCGCGAGTGGGATTTGGATCGATATATGCAGAAGCAGCGCGGCCGTAAATTCGTgataaaaatgtgtttttattatttgacaTTTATTGAAGCGTCAACCTCGTGACTCCCGTCAACTTATATGGAATTAAAAAGTACGCGGGCGTACATATATACGAGCGACGAAAATTAACGCGTTAGCAGCCTGCCCCGATAAAACGAAAGCACGAGGAACCTCGTGACTCTTGTTTCGTATTTGTTCATACGAGCCCGATCAATTATCGAACGCGCGTCTCTTTGGAAAGCGGGCGCGGGCGTCTGGCACAGCGCGCAAAGTCACGCGCAACATCTTTCTCTCCCCTCctcgctctttcgctctctaCTCGCTTCTAAACGAGATGGCGAAAATGTCTCGAACCTGCGAGATGGATGGATCGACCGTATAGAAATTCAATGAGCGGATTACGAAAAGTTGTCGCGAAAAGCCCTCGCGCGAACGAGGACggagtaaaaatttttcattttcgttgacTCGCATTGAGAGAAAGAACTTGCTATGATTACATACGACGGTGCTCTGGCAATAAAGCCTCCATAATAAAGTTCAGAGTCACGGGACAAAGATTACTCATTTGCCAGCTTGCGGCTGTAAAAACTGTGTATATGGATTATATGAGAAGAAATGTCACGAGACGACGCATCGACGCGTGGTTCGAGTTTAGACATTTTCCCGCATTTTTTATGGCGCTTTAACGCGGGGGTGCGAATAAGGAAGGAAAATAAAGAGTTCAGTGCGAGATCGAAATCgccggatttttttatttttttcattcccccaCTTCCTCCTCCGTTTTGACGCTCTGTCTCGCTGCAGTTTTTAAATTCGTTTATACGGCCGCAATTAGCTTTTTTACGAGTTTTCAAAAGAGCTCGCCTTCTCCTGGAGAGTTGAAATTTATGGAGAGAGGGCAAAACGGTTGATTGCTTTTTTGAACGATTCGAGAAACGCACGTAGGATTAATAGAGCGCGGAGGCTGGTGAAGCTGTTACGCAAGTCTCGCAAGCGCATCAACTATATCGGATTGTGCAACCTCGATGCGTGCGGTAATTACCCAGCACATAGGCGAGAGAGCATTGTAAAACACCGTCGTCGTTCGAGCCGATCGTGTCCAACCGTAGCCCGAATAAACCGTCCCGCAACATCCTTCGTTACCTCCGACCCCTTCCCGCTAATTCGGTCACCCCTTCTTCCATTAATTTTACCTCGGAATCTCGGAATACCGTGATTAAAGGTTACAAAGATATCGCTCGAAACCGGGGAGGACTCGCCGAAAGTAAATCTCGAAAAACACACACGCGTTTCGCGATGATTTTGCTTCGCTCTGCGGGAGCAGATATTTCCATAGTTTgtcaactttttcaaaaaaatataaccaaaAGACGATTTTCACTCGATTTATTGCAATGCCTGAAATCCAATTGTGTCGCggtgaaattttgaaactcgAAAAGAGGCGGAAAGTATAGTTGAAACAGCTGGCGTATAAATTCGACGTCGTCGAAGCCGATCGGTTCGGCCGTACGAAAACGTATCAATAATGTAAACGTAAATCCCTTGTTCTCACCTGAATCAGCCACTCGACCCCGGAACTCGTAGCTTTTTTTGTCTGTCTCTATCGATGTAAGCGACTATACCATACAAATTATCGAGATATTGTGCTCGTTCGCTCGTAGCTCGAGCTTGACGAGTCCTCCGGGCTTATTTCGGTATAAATAACATTTTCCTTTTCCTCCGCTGAACGCGCACGACGGCAAGGATTTTTCGTATATCGACGAATTCCGATATTGAGGAACGAGAAGACCGCGGCTTTCGAATTCGATCATTGCGAAGAAAGTTTGCAAAATTGAGAGAAGAATCGAGACAGCCGAATTCGAAGGCTTTGTGAAACGGTTTAGAAACGCGCGTAGTTTCGGTTCCAAGATCGCGTCGTCACGAAaagaaaacgatgaaattttgaaaaatagaaaataccTTCGGGAATCTCCCTGAATATGAAGAAACAATGAAACGTATCGGACCTTCATCGCGATTGTGATGCACGATAGCTGTAtcgattttcacaaaattatcTCTCGACTGGTAAAGTCAATCGCGCGCAATAATCGTCCGTTTCTTTTCTATTTTGGTCCgagccttttttcattttgaaatttgtataTTCGGGGATAGAATCGAGCGGAGACATTCGACGGGGATCCACGAGGTCAACTGGATGCGGTCATTCGGTTATGGATCGAGCGAGATAGTTCCGGATCTCGGACGATCTGGAACGGTTCGCAGTACGAATTAATCGAGCCTACAAATGCAATCGTGCCCATCGAAATACCCGGAGAATGAATTTATTCTTTCAGAGGTTTCGTATACGAAACGAATTAGCTCGGGGCGAGGATGAACTGGGTCAGCGTGCAGGGAAAATCGGCTCGTCCTAAAGTCTGCTCGTTCAGCTGCGCGGCCATGTATGTTTGTACGAGCAGTGCGTATATAGCggtatagagagagagagcctgGAAAAATAGGCGTCACGGTAGCGTTGACCGAGCCCGTTTAAAATACGCTGATATACGGTTGTAACGACGGAGATGTCAAGGGAGATATAGAACGAAGCAAAGGAATTCCATAGGCGAGTCGAGCAAGGCCGCGTGCGCGCGGTATCGCGCCGTTCCGACTCTCTTTCGCGCTCGATTCTTTCGCCCACCCTTCCAACCTTGCAATTGCGATAACACACTCCCCGTGTACGAGTTTCAAACCTTGTTACACGCTCATCTATGAGCCTTTCCGCCTCGAAACGTACTCGCGCCCGACTAGAATGCTCAAGccgatttttgaatatttacgaAAGGAATCGacacagttttttttaatcgtagtCGCGGAGTGaggattttttaaaagaatttcCGTGCTGGTTCGGAGCGATTtctcaaattcgaaaaattgggGATTTATCGGTTGAGGAAGAGCAGCAACATTGATGGGCGCTTTCGCGGAATCGAATCATCGAGTTGGAGTTGTCCGTGGATATTTATCGTCGCGCTTGTTATACGTGTGACGCGCTCGCGGGCCTCgactttgaataaaatattgcgCTACGTCCCGAAAGTTTCTTGCGGGCGGAGGAAAAAACGATGTATAGTAAACGAGAGGGACAGGAGCAGGTTCGTTAGATTTTCATAAACGAGTAGGGGAGAGCCGAAAGACGATCGGAGAAACCGGCGATCGGGAGCAGGAGGCGCGTTTGCCCTCGAGCTCGTTCCTTCGAATTGGTTAACGACGCGCGCGTCTTTCGCATACGAAATTGCACGACCGCGATATTtagcaaaaaaataaagaaagcgAGAGACGAGCAAAGTCGACTCTAGCGAGGATTCCAACTTACCGAAGATTCGAGATGACGCTTCCGTAGTGTCCACCCCCGATATCGACGAGGCCAGCGTTTTGCATGACGATTCCGGTTACGAGCATACCAATGAGGGCGGGTAAGGTCGTCAGGGAAAAAATCCAACCTCCGAAATGGGCGGCGATACTCAAAGCCGCTAAACTAAAAAGGGGACCTCCGGGAGCCGCGTCTCTCCCGATGATACAATAAACGATTCCCCATATCAGAAGACCCATCAGGAAGAGACACGATGTCCGAGCAAACTTCCTATAACTCGGACAAAAGGGCTGGGGACAGGCTCGACGCCATCCCGGCGGTTCCCACGAAGCTGTGTCGTCCCGACCATGGCATTGAGCACAGAAAACGTACAGCCAAGACCTGTCGACAGAAACCCAAGAATCGCTGAAACGAGACTCGTGCCCATCGTACgcgttcacatttttttttttccaatagatATTCTCGTTGCTCCAGACCCAAAGAATTATCGAGGCAATTATTGATAATCGCGAACAGACGATTatcgaatgttttttcaacaGAAAATGTTGGACGTTTGTCCAAAATCCACGCGGGTAGAAACGAATTTTGATCGTTCGTTGATCGCATCAGCTTTCATGGATTTTGTTTGGAAGTATTATCTTTTGAAAGGAGCATTATCCAAGATAATAAATTGGGAGGGAGCgagatttaatttcatttataaaaatgcTATGAAAAATTACCTCTTGAGTTCTTCCGAGTACTCGATTTTGTCGCGCACAGAGCTGGAGAGACTCATGGCTGACTTTTTCCGGTTGTTCCCATTGGCGCGAATGGTATCGACTTCGAATTTGTACTGTTGAATATTTTCGACACTACCACCGTTACTGTGACCATAATGTAAAATAGATTTGCGGCGTCCCTGGTCGGAATTGTGTTCGGAACTGGCACTGATACGTCGATTGTGTTCGAATCCAGGATTATCGAGACCGAAAACTTGTTCGCTTATGGAGACGCGTCTTCTTGACATTTCCTCGGTGCTCCGAGTCATTCCTCTGGAGGAAGGCGGCGGTGGTGGCGGCGGCGGTAGATCGTGGTGAAAATTCGTGTTCGAATCCATGTCGAGCGACTCCTTTCGACGGGCGAATTAACCGTGAGAcatttctccgatcatccttTATTTTTTACGACGAGAGAAGGACGGCGAGTACCGGCGAGCGATCGAGGCGCGATAAAACGCGTTGAATGAAActcggtggaaaaaaaaaaaaaacaaacggaaaGTGCTTGTTTCAGCTGGTGGTAAACACTGCTCTTCTCGAGTTTCAAAGTTACACTAAAAGCTCTCTTtccgcgagagagagagagagcccaAACGGTCTCGCGCGAGAATGTCGTTGATTGTTCGATATGGCGACCAACGATTCCGGGTGAAGATGCCTCGACCAAGAAAACtcgtgagagaaagagagaaagagtgagagagagagagagagagatcgagaaTGTGTTAAGAACGTATTAGTCGGTGGATCACGAGTTCTCGACTCAAACCTCGTGACTTCTGCGATCGTTTACgtctgtttttctctcttttttttcttcgccttCTCCCTCAATTTTACTCTATTAGTCACTCCCACTTTCTTTCCTGCTTACAAACGTATTTCTCTTTCTTAAAATCTTGATCGCTTCGCGCCTCTCGTCGTCGCGAGTCACGTTTCCTCGCTGTATTAATTCATCGCTTTTCAGGATGCACTCTAACATCCTACAATTAATTTGTCAAAGCGCCTGATTGAGCCTTCTATTTTTTACAATacgtttcatttgatttttcatttatttcaattttattccctCATCGTCGTTCTGTCCGCaatttctcactttttatCAAATCCTGAAtgaacttttttctcgtttgatttttcaatttaacgaacTGATCGAGtctcactcgaattgtcttcGCGTCCCGACTATTTCGGATCTCTTCACAAATAATTGGCAAATAACTCTcctaaagattttttttgttttcccccGCGATTC
Proteins encoded in this window:
- the Nha1 gene encoding sodium/hydrogen exchanger 9B2; translation: MDSNTNFHHDLPPPPPPPPSSRGMTRSTEEMSRRRVSISEQVFGLDNPGFEHNRRISASSEHNSDQGRRKSILHYGHSNGGSVENIQQYKFEVDTIRANGNNRKKSAMSLSSSVRDKIEYSEELKRSWLYVFCAQCHGRDDTASWEPPGWRRACPQPFCPSYRKFARTSCLFLMGLLIWGIVYCIIGRDAAPGGPLFSLAALSIAAHFGGWIFSLTTLPALIGMLVTGIVMQNAGLVDIGGGHYGSVISNLRKIALVIILTRAGLDLDPNALKRQRITVPKLGLIPWLVEAAMIGVTSVYLIGLPWIWGFLIGSVIAAVSPAVVVPCLFRLRGKGYGVAKGIPTLIIAIAGIDDAASVAIFGIVKSVMFSQDALWYQILQGPISIIGGIGFGVLWGCLAKYVPEKGDPFVIPMRVLMLLGGGLLAVFGSEAVELGGAGPLAVVAAAFVSCYFWQEEEGWEVDENPVAIAFEIFWMIFEPILFGLTGAQIKISELEGSQVYLIIGCLMAGIIVRILVTVLVGIGSKFNLKEKVFIALACMAKATVQAALGPVALDEIDPAQTDQLRFAETALTFCVLSILLTAPAGGVIITLSGPKLLTKTTAPIKPQEGWRSRRPSIRDISIINEDPDLEESAANKI